In the genome of Taeniopygia guttata chromosome 4, bTaeGut7.mat, whole genome shotgun sequence, the window TTACTGCAGTGTTGGAAGTTTCTTAGCTCTGTGACTGCAGTGTAGCTGGGGTTTAGGCACTGCTGTTGGGTGTCTTTACCAAAGGCACCTGGGATTAAAACATGCATACTTGCCTTCTCTGTGTTTGAAATAGTGCCTGGTAGTGGGAGACTCGAAGCTTGTGGGTGCATTTCCCTGAGTTTGATGCAGTTTAACTGCTTAATCCTTTTCTTTTAGAGTAAATGGAATTGACTGATAGCTTGGCTGAGCAGAATGGGTGCAGTTATTGTCATAGACCCAAATGCactcttctttgttttttgttgcaGGTTGCATTTACAACAAGAATCTATCATCCAAATATCAACAGTAATGGCAGCATTTGTCTTGATATTCTAAGATCACAGTGGTCTCCTGCTTTAACTATTTCTAAAGGTAACTTTTGTGAAGGAGAATTTTTTCCATCTTGTGCTAAATACTGTGCTTTTAGCTTTGATTGTTTTAAGTTCTTACCCATCTCTTTGATTTTCCCTTAAGCTTCCTCATTCAAGCCTGTGTTTTGCCAGTTTGATGATACTgcatttttaatggatttttttctaacaCTTTCTCATATATAGCTGTTTAAGGCCTTGTCTGGCCATTTACTTGCTTCAGTATTCCTAGCAGAGTTTACCAGCTTGGGCCCAGAGGAATTTGCTGGCATTTGGATTGAAATTGACCTGTGTTGGGGTGTTTGAGCTAAGGCTAAGAAACTGCTTGTTTGGAGCTGCCCATGTAGATACACTTGCATATTAAATGCAAGCTTAATTTCAAGTCAgttttttaatactgaaatttgcataattttttcaTCCTGCCTAGACTTAAGTGCATAGTTCTACTGGCATATGTGTAGTAGATGAATAAATCTGTTATTGATACATACTGCTTTCTACCACAGTGCACTGGCATTGCATTACTTAATGAACTAAGTTTACTGATCCTACTTCATGATAAATCGATGTTGTGTTGCAAGAGGAGATTTGTGGCTTTCCTCATTTTACTACAGTAAATAACAGATAATTCTCAGATATTTTCATGATGATCTAATTGTTCTGCCGCAAAGCCACTGGTCACTGTGGCTTCAAAAGATTCCCTCAATGTGCTCTTTTGTCTCTAGAACTTGTAATTCCTGTCTGTCAAACAGTCAGTTTGTTATTTGAATGTGGATTCCCTACATTTTAATGCTTCAATGTTTTCTTCTAAAGCTTCTGTGAAAGTAGAAGATGAAGTCCTCATAGTTGCCTACAACAGTGTTACTGAGTTATTTGCAACATGTTTGTAGTTTTCAGTACAGACCAGGATATTCTTGCCTCATgtacaacaaaaaaagaattcaatctgatttaaaaactaaaaacttAAATTTGAGGATTTTCTACTTTTATTGATAAGAACCATGGATACGCTATTCATCAGAGTACATAATGTGCTTTTGTTGGCTGCTATATTACGTCATAATCCAGGGGACAACAGTGCTGTTCTTGTGTGTGTACTGACAGCTGTCAGTATTGGGAAATAGGAAGCAAATAGTTCTTACAAACCTTAAGCTAGTCTGGGCTTTTTACTTAAGAGTGAGTTTTGAATTTATATTGGCTGTTTATCAGGAAAATACTTTCTAGGTTCTGTCCTGTGATGACATTGTGCTAATGTAAAGATCTATGCTCCATTGTTTCTGTGCTTGCCATTCCTCTTTTGCTATTgagaatgctttttttttacagttctcTTATCCATTTGTTCGCTGTTATGTGATCCAAATCCAGATGACCCACTAGTGCCAGAGATTGCACGTATCTATAAAACAGACAGAGACAAGTAAGTACAGAAGTGTGCAAGACTGGCATTTTAACAGACTGTAAAGAGTTCATTGTCAGACAGCAGTTGTGTTCTGTGAGCCTTTTGTGAAGGTCTGAGATGGAGAAAACATGTGTGTCAAAGAAGAGAATAGTGCATtacttaaaaacaaaggagCTTAGCATCTTTGAAGTTGTGGGTGAAAGAGACTTCTTTTCACATGCGTGGAAGTATTTtacagtatatatatatatatatatatatatatatagcctttttttttttttttgcttaccATGCATAAATCTAGTTAGATCTTCCTAAATGTGGAAAAGAcagctttttgttgttttgatgCCTTCATTCAGCAGCAGTTTGACcttaaattttgtttctttccttgaaaATGGGCAGCAGCACTTTCTTCCCCATCTGCGTtgaaaaaactttatttcccTTAGGTATCTTTAACATTTTGCACAGATAGAATTATataaagcagattttgggggggtttataTATATTAATGCTAAATATATTTGTCCAATTAGGTACAATAGGTTAGCAAGAGAGTGGACAGAGAAATACGCTATGCTGTAGGGTAAGAATATTTGCAAATTACGGTGCATTtaacaaaatggaaatttgCCAGCACTTGGGTGCTGCATGTTCTAAGGCACTGGATTAACTAACAGATAATGGATGCACCAGTTACTGAACATGGAAATTTAACAGCTTGATCTGTGGTTAGTGTGTAATGTATTGGCTAGTCACTGTTTCTCACAGATACTACTCTTGCatggtcaaaaaaaaaagttagtatGAAGTAATTACTGAGTTCTGAGCCACGTTTTTAATTTGTTCTGGTAAGTATTTTACCCAGATTTTATCAGAATTTGGTTCAAAGTGACGCCTGGTAGCGAGACCACATATATAAGCTATGAGTGAATTCAGACAATCCAAATTTCAGTTATCTTTAATCAGCAGTGTCTGTCTTCCACACATAAACTCAAAAATGTATTGGAATTATGTTCTGCTTGTATAGTTAATTATTAACTTCTTACTGACAAGCATGGAGTTAAGTGTTAACTAATGTTCAGGTCAGTTCCTGTGGAAGTAGTATACTTTAAATAGTCTTAAATTTTGAGGAGTATATTTGTGTGAAAAGAATATGCAGTGCAATGAAATGCTTAgtgttgcttttctttaaaatcagaaatttgACATTTTGTATCCAGTGGCATTATTAACCAAATAGTCTTTACTTATGGCATGAGATATATACTGTAATCTTAACCTAAGAACAATATTCAGATGAAATACTTGACTTGTTTATTCCATCCCAGATAGCctctgtttcttctctttcatttttttaataacagacTTCTAGCAAATTTTATTGTCTTGACTTCAAAGCTTTTCCTAAAACCTAGAGAATGTCTATCTTAATTGGTGTAGGGAGGGAATTATTCCATATTTTGAGTTCAAGTATGTCTTGGTACAGAAAGAGACTTCTCACAGTGTAAAGAGAATGGAGAGACGGGAATAAATCATATTTCATCATAAACCAGTTAGGAAATTGTAGTTTTCTTGCTGATGTTAATTCAATTCCTGGTTTTGTCTGCAGGTACAACAGAATATCTCGGGAATGGACTCAGAAGTATGCCATGTGATGCTACCTTAAAGTCAGAATAACCTGCATTATAGCTGGAATAAACTTTAAATTACTGTTCCTTTTTTGATTTTCTTATCCGGCTGCTCCCCTATCAGACctcatcttttttatttttttgtttacctCCTTCCATTCATGCACATGCTCATCTGAGAAGACTTTAGTTCTTCCAGCTTTGGACAATAACTGCTTTTAGAATCTGTAAAGTAGTTACACAAGAACAATTGCCCAagattcagaattttttttaatggagcaTGTGTATTATGTGGCCAATGTCTTCATTCTAACTTGGTTATgagattaaaaacaaacattccTCACTGCTCTAACAGATACTGAAGATACCACCtgaagggagggaggggagatgGATGTTCAGTTTTCTCCCATCAAAGAAGTAACATTGCTGTAGCAACATCCATCTTGTTCCAAACCTTCCAGTGTTAGAGAACTGAGGTTTTATTATATACTTTTGCTCATAACTGATGTGTCTGGAGAATTGGTACTGAATCTATAGCAtcagcagaacagaaaatgtgATGTATCTTATGCATGTCAATAAAGGAATGACCAGTTCTTGTTTTACAGAGAATGGAAATTGGAAGTCAAACATCCCTTGTATTCCAGAATAGGGTTAAAGAACATTTTTGTAattcatttaaattttgttaGGAGGCTTGGAGCTATTAGTTAATCTGTCTTCCAAAACACTGTTTAATATAGCACTGAATAAATGATGCAAGTTGTCAATGGATGAGTGATCAACTAATAGCTCTACTAgtaattgatttattttcttcaataaaGTTGCATAAACCAATGAGTTAGCTGCCTGGATTAATCAATATGGGAAACAAAATCTTTTGTAAAAGCAAAGCTGGTTTTTGTATATACTGTTGGCATTTGCCTCGTTGTTTAACATCAAATAATGATGTAAAGTTCAATAGAGTGACTCTTCTGCCGTTTTCAGTTCTAATGCTCAGTCTGTTGCAGGTTGGCACATTGCTCGGCCTGGTGGATGCAGAATTAATAAGCTAACATAGTCGTGTAGCCGTAGTAGGGGGCTGCACTTGGTGCTGGGAGCCCAGCGTTCAAGGATGGACTTGGGACCCAGCAGATCTGAAGTGGTGTATTGTGGAGATACTTCCTGATGCACCTGTGTTTGCTGACTGAGAATCTTTTTCTTCACCTTGTACACTTGACAACTGAAAGATCTTAATGTGGGGGTAATgatgaggcaaaaaaaaattataaaataaagtaCTGTTTTGATGTGGGAATTGTCATGAGGCTGTGTTGAAGTGACTTTACTATGTGGGATGTTCGTTACCATTGAAAAGGACTTGTTCAGCCATGCTGCCATTTACATTGATGACTATTTTAATGCAACAGACACTTTCTTCATGTCAGGTGACTAAACGTGAATAAAGACTCATTGCTATTGGATTTTTGTTCTACAAGAAACATTGTCTTGTGCCATTAGTTTATCTTTAAGCAACAAGGGCATTATTAAACACCTGACTCTTTCCTCCCCTCTTCCTtcatatttttccttgtttaatCCTTTTGGTCTCCATTCTTAACATCCATGGCTTCATTTTCTCTAGTCTTGTACTATCACTTTATTGTGCATCTGTGACTTCTCACTGGCACCACTTTTGCACTGCTTATAGTTATGTACATTCTGATTCCTTGTCCCCACATGGATGTGGAAAGCTAgatgtaaaataaatgttaaaccttaatttttataaaaatttgaACATGTAGTTTGGACATGGTTTGTTCTGGTTCTAAACTATGAGAGTAAACTTGAAATGCTCAAGTTCAGTTGGCTTGGAATTTAGAAACCTGGGCTCTCTTTAGCAGTACATGCTTCAGTGATGACTTTCTGAAATCCGTTGAAGCTGCAGTTCATTTCTACTTTGCTAACCAGCTTACACCATTTTGCTGGAAAATTGGAATACAGCTGGCAATAGCATTACAACTGAGGTAAAAATTCATATTCTTAAGCTTAAAAACGTGCTGGTCTCAATTCTGTTTTATACTTGTGTTAGTTTGATGCTTATTACTTTGTCCTGGGAGTCACAGCCTAAATCACGTGATCAACTAGGAAGATGTTTTGTGAAGTGTAAGGCAGTGGGTGTTAGAACACAAGGAGATGTGCATTATGAAGGgtcagggaagaagaaaattgtAAAACACTACATGGAAGATGGAAGTCTTGTTTGGACTTGTacctgttgtttttttttttttttgcatctgtCATGTTcccaaggaaataattttttggaATTAGCAAGTGTGTACTTTGATGAAAGAATGCGGATGGATTGTACAAGTTCTAGATGGACACTGAAGGTCTGAAGTGGGAAACAGGAGGTGTGTTGTCCTTGAAGCAGACACCAGTCCTGTCTGGTGCAGGCTTCTTGTACAAGTTACGTTTGGGCTTCCTCTTCAAGCAGGGGTGCAAGGGGAGGAGCTGGTAGACATGTGAAGAAGAATTCTGAGacttgccaaaaaaaaaaaaaaactttatcaGTGATCACCTCAGTGAGTACCTACAAAAAACAGAGGCAGTCTGAAAACTACATAGTAGACCTTGGTACCTTTGAAACATAGGGAGGGTGGAAAATTTTCCATTGGAACTTAATGTAAGAACTGAAGGGTTTGGAAATGTGAGTTTTCCTGTTCTGCTGTagtaaaatactatttttttgtCATGATAAATGCTGCAGTAGCTTCAGTGGGGTCAGCTTCATGCTAGAAAATTTGgattaaacaaaattatttcaaagactTTTGAGAGTGAGTATAGAGAACAAAATGTCAAGCCAAGACATGTAAGAAGGAAAGAAACTACAGTGTTCTTTctgcaataattttttaaagaatgcttGCTATGTTTTACTGAGGTTTGAATTTAACAACACAATTGTAATCAATTTAAGTTTCACTTGAAAAACCTTGAGTGGTTTTAAGCAcaaaaaagtcttttccaagAATGCAGGAAAAACTAGATCTGTAGCATTGGTAaggatttttctgcttttcctgtctTCTGATGCACACGGCATCTGTATTTGTTATAAAATGAAGATATACACATTTTTGCATGCTTGAGTAAAAAGATTGTACTCAGTTGCACTGTGCCATAGTTTTATATGAAGATAACATATGCTAACTTCTGAAAAACCTGGCTTTAAGCAGACCACAGCAGCGAGATTTGGTTGCTGCGGAGGCATGGAACTAAAGTCTGGCAAATAATTAAAAGACAACCAGTTAGGAGAGGGATGTGGTGACTTACAGTGCTGGTCCTGTTAGTTTGGGTCATTGTTTATGCAGAAGTTTGCATTAATCAGATAACATGAGGGTTTAAATACAGCCAGAAATGTTCTAAATAACTCCATTGTATTATGTTTTGTAGCCTCCCTTCAACTCTTCTCTTGTCGTTTTATTTCAAACTCtttgttgctttaaaaaataatgttttaatcaGAAGTCTTCAGTCTGCATATCCCTAGTAAAACTTAAAACTTAGTTGGAATTCAGCTGAAGATTTCTTACTGTGTTTATAGCTGTCAAAAAACCCATTAAGTTGGTTGTTTTTCCCTCATTCTTTTGTAGTTTATACATGAAAATGAGACTAAGATAAAACTTTTAgttaaattaaacaaataagCACTAGAAGAATTGTATGAGATAACGCATGATCAATAAAAGATCTTAAGCCATTAAGGTTATTTTACTAAACCACAGACAGTTACTAATTCCTTCAAATGTGAAAAAACAAAGGTTCTGATTGGATTTATCTGCTTTCTGGTCTTTGGTTCTTGTCATTGAATGGATGATATTTTAGCTCAGCGCCTTCAATATAAATACAAAGTAGATATAAATTGAAGAACAGTTGGATTCAGATCATGATAGGCAATTGCGTATTTTAAAAGGCAGATGGAATTGTGGCTAAAATACATGATGAGGGCTAAAATACAAGGCTGAGGGCTTGTATTTTGGCAACAGTGCAGGACTAATGTAGAGAAAGCATGggaacacaggaaaaaaaccctgtaaatACATGATGTCAAGAGAAGGTACAGAAGGTAAAGATAAAAGCTGCCTGTACTACTTTGAAGTGAAAATGGGCTGCTGTCAATTCATGCATTCTAATATAaaagcagctgatttcaaaataaTCTGGAATAAGATAGTTGATAAATTTTAAGTGTCCATCTTAGTCTGACAGAGAATAGCAATTCAGAATAACCCTTAACTGGAAAACCAGTTCTGAGTGCAGACAGACAAGCTCTTGGAGGTGTGTGTAGTATAGAACAGTTCCTAAATTGATGCTTGTGATGGTTTAGCTGATGACCATAAACTGACTTAGCATTCTTGGTTAAAGCAGCAGTAAATTCTGAAGTAACTTTGTCTGCAGTGCATTTAGAAGCAAGCACTCAGTCTTCTGCAGGGATAGTTCAAAGTTGtcagtgtatttttttctgtgctacAGTGGTTGGTTTAATAACCAGTTGTGGGGGAAGAGTTCAGTAGCTTCCACATAAGCAGGAGTAAGGGCTGTAACTATTTCTAGAGCAGCTGTGTGCCTTGGGTAGGTTAGAAGAGGTGACAGGCATAATCTTCACAGTGATAGGTGCCAGAAGTGAAACAGTGAATTTGATAGGACAGCTCTGTGTAAATTAATACCTTCAAATTTCTCTGGTAAACATCCCTGTTTGCCCAAAatagcttttgtttgtttggggtatttttgccTATGCATTAGTATTGGTGAGACTTCAGTATCTTCTTTAAACAGTGAAGGATTTTAATTCACAATGGGACAAAGCTTTATCAGGACGCACAGTTGAACAGAATATATTGGTTTTCAACAGCTTTTAATACTCATCTTTGATCTGTGGGGTTGTTCCTGTGCTCTGGAAGAGTAGGCTCTTCTCTTTAAATGGCTTCTGCTGAGATTGCTTCCTCTTCTGGAGCTTCAAGCAGAAATACTCAAGCTCTGTACTTAGGGAATCCTAGGTATGGCAGATTAGGTAATTCTGGCTTTTGTCTAAACTTCATTAATCTTCATATTAAGTGTGCATCGTTCCATCAAAGACTTAACATGCAGAGTATGAACAGTTGTTTCAAATATGGTGATACAAGGTTATCTTCATGGGAGGAATGCCAGCTGTAGAGCTGGGCAGCTGGCTTTGCTCCAGCTGCTTTGGCAGACCAGGGTTCTGGAGACAGAATTTCAAAATGCCTTTAGTTTTatcagggttgggaattctgACTCAAATTTAGTCTCAGGTGTGATCTCATGTTTCATTAGAGGGAATTCAAAAATTAAGCTGTTACCTGTGTTTCGAAGAGCTGCCTGAGAGGTGATCTCTTAGGAAGCATTTGTAGACACTGAATGTGGTAGTTTCATGTGTGCTGAGGAGAAGTCTGTGCTTGTTTGTTAGTCAagcctgttttgttttcttccctctggcCAGGTAAGCCTCAGCACTTCTTACTTTACAGTCTGATGCAAGTCAAAAATGAAACTGAACAGTCATGAGTCTTGGGGGGatttttcctgttccttttgttttggttttgatttgtgGGGTTATTGGGGTTTTCTAGAGAATGTTGTAGAATAGAACTTTCTACTAAACATGCCATTCTAATCCTCTTGAGATCTAAAGGAGGAGCTGCAATTTGTAGCCGTACATAGAGAACTTCATGTGAGTCTATAATCCCTTTTTCCTGGCAAATTTATGAAGGT includes:
- the UBE2D3 gene encoding ubiquitin-conjugating enzyme E2 D3 isoform X1, whose product is MALKRINKELSDLARDPPAQCSAGPVGDDMFHWQATIMGPNDSPYQGGVFFLTIHFPTDYPFKPPKVAFTTRIYHPNINSNGSICLDILRSQWSPALTISKVLLSICSLLCDPNPDDPLVPEIARIYKTDRDKYNRLAREWTEKYAML
- the UBE2D3 gene encoding ubiquitin-conjugating enzyme E2 D3 isoform X2, coding for MALKRINKELSDLARDPPAQCSAGPVGDDMFHWQATIMGPNDSPYQGGVFFLTIHFPTDYPFKPPKVAFTTRIYHPNINSNGSICLDILRSQWSPALTISKVLLSICSLLCDPNPDDPLVPEIARIYKTDRDKYNRISREWTQKYAM
- the UBE2D3 gene encoding ubiquitin-conjugating enzyme E2 D3 isoform X3, giving the protein MFHWQATIMGPNDSPYQGGVFFLTIHFPTDYPFKPPKVAFTTRIYHPNINSNGSICLDILRSQWSPALTISKVLLSICSLLCDPNPDDPLVPEIARIYKTDRDKYNRLAREWTEKYAML